From the genome of Podospora pseudoanserina strain CBS 124.78 chromosome 7 map unlocalized CBS124.78p_7.2, whole genome shotgun sequence, one region includes:
- a CDS encoding uncharacterized protein (EggNog:ENOG503P7IS; COG:S), producing the protein MFNHNRIPHLLLTILSLSSLSTAQDDTSSVTSASFLSLSDLQLIPSLAIPISCILSYNAPILNCRKFDIAQGQCTIACRRGIRDKEDSLRERCSDVAVTRGSWLWLALQGGLGQALCRAPGQGTVVTSTIRPTASTSSTMVRETTVTRSEGQGDEILTFTTVRPTSSSAVVETTTTTTTTTTTSEAVRGDETTTSLPTIIPTFVQSAGPSATSSEEAPAATGGGDEENVVVVPGGGGGSPFDTVLAVNAGESLKERSNLGLVMGTVIGIGMMFWR; encoded by the coding sequence ATGTTCAACCACAACAGAATACcgcatctcctcctcaccatcttATCACTATCCTCATTATCCACCGCCCAAGACGACACCTCCTCGGTCACGTCGGCCAgctttctttccctctcgGACCTGCAACTAATACCCTCGCTCGCCATCCCAATCTCGTGCATCCTGTCCTACAACGCGCCCATACTCAACTGCCGAAAATTCGACATTGCACAAGGGCAATGCACGATTGCCTGCCGGCGGGGTATTCGAGATAAGGAGGACTCGCTGAGGGAGAGATGCTCCGATGTGGCTGTCACCAGGGGGTCGTGGTTGTGGCTGGCGCTGCAGGGCGGGTTGGGTCAGGCGCTGTGTCGGGCGCCGGGGCAAGGTACTGTTGTTACTTCCACCATTCGGCCGACGGCTAGCACGAGCAGCacgatggtgagggagacgaCGGTGACGAGGAGCGAGGGGCAAGGGGATGAGATATTGACGTTTACTACAGTTCGTCCTACGAGCTCGagtgcggtggtggagacgacgacgacgacgacgacgacaacgacgacgagcGAGGCTGTTAGAGGGGATGAGACCACTACGTCGTTGCCGACGATTATCCCGACTTTTGTGCAGAGTGCTGGGCCTAGTGCTACTAGTAGTGAGGAGGCGCCGGCTGCgacggggggtggtgatgaagagaatgttgtggtggttccgggagggggaggaggaagcccGTTTGATACTGTTTTGGCTGTTAATGCTGGGGAGTCTTTGAAGGAGAGGAGCAACttgggtttggtgatggggacgGTGATTGGTATTGGAATGATGTTTTGGAGGTag